The following proteins are encoded in a genomic region of Entelurus aequoreus isolate RoL-2023_Sb linkage group LG01, RoL_Eaeq_v1.1, whole genome shotgun sequence:
- the LOC133650088 gene encoding opioid growth factor receptor-like protein 1 isoform X2 yields MPSTGKSSILLLTQLGPQTTARGPDPARQRPKSDPRETESETLKTTSLPMAAAFFLTAWRGLVSSWRWIARIVFPFIRGRLLGPPDDDDDIGGPDVELEKECENSLQEVEVVSSKPAADEEEWGEEYEVRTMDEFYCEYDSTWETEPSQEASSGDSAGHKSTSLKFERFRKAAKDTQVYRHGYPSVTSQHHPKHEDMANLNFYLGKRPSRPDGIYIGEFHSSWHGEYRSLEFTHTYIQWLFPLEVPGVNNRAITLTKAEIEEFLKEPIAKENLLKSYKLMLDFYGIELCNEEMGHVKRARNWRDRFNDLNRHTHNNLRITRILKCMGTLGYRHYQAPLVDFFLKQTLVHKELQSVKASVLDYFIFTVVNRKERRKLIKFAYLNYDQNEEFVWCPKKIQSLWSKSRPSK; encoded by the exons TGAAACCGAAAGTGAAACCCTCAAAACAACATCCTTACCGATGGCTGCCGCCTTCTTCCTGACCGCTTGGCGTGGGCTCGTTTCGTCATGGAGATGGATTGCGAGAATAGTTTTTCCATTTATAAGGGGTCGACTTTTAGGACCGCCGGACGACGACGACGACATTGGCGGACCGGACGTCGAACTCGAGAAGGAGTGTGAAAACTCCTTGCAGGAGGTCGAAGTTGTCAGCTCCAAACCAGCAGCTGACGAGGAGGAGTGGGGCGAAGAGTACGAGGTCAGGACCATGGATGAGTTTTACTGCGAATATGACTCAACGTGGGAGACGGAGCCGAGCCAGGAGGCGTCCAGTGGGGACTCTGCTGGACACAAGTCCACAAGT TTGAAGTTTGAAAGGTTCCGGAAAGCAGCGAAAGACACGCAAGTCTACAGGCATGGCTACCCT TCTGTAACCAGCCAACACCATCCAAAACAT GAGGACATGGCCAATTTGAATTTCTACCTTGGAAAGAGACCCTCAAGGCCCGACG gtatttacattggagagttccACAGTTCATGGCATGGAGAGTATCGCAGTCTGGAGTTTACGCACACTTATATTCAGTG GTTGTTCCCACTGGAAGTGCCAGGAGTGAACAACCGCGCCATTACCCTGACCAAAGCGGAAATCGAG GAGTTTCTGAAAGAACCAATTGCAAAGGAAAATCTGTTGAAGTCCTATAAGCTCATGTTGGACTTTTACGGCATAGAGTTGTGCAACGAAGAGATGGGCCACGTCAAAAGGGCAAGAAACTGGAGGGACAGGTTCAACGACTTAAACAG ACACACTCACAACAACCTCCGAATCACCCGCATCTTGAAGTGCATGGGGACCTTGGGTTACCGTCACTACCAAGCCCCCCTGGTCGACTTCTTCCTCAAACAAACTCTGGTCCACAAAGAACTCCAAAGTGTCAAAGCCAGTGTCCTCGACTACTTCATATTTACTGTAGTTAATAGGAAAGAGCGCAGGAAGCTTATCAAGTTTGCTTACCTGAACTACGACCAAAATGAAGAGTTTGTGTGGTGTCCAAAGAAGATACAGAGTCTGTGGTCAAAGTCACGTCCCTCCAAATAG
- the LOC133650088 gene encoding opioid growth factor receptor-like protein 1 isoform X3: MAAAFFLTAWRGLVSSWRWIARIVFPFIRGRLLGPPDDDDDIGGPDVELEKECENSLQEVEVVSSKPAADEEEWGEEYEVRTMDEFYCEYDSTWETEPSQEASSGDSAGHKSTSLKFERFRKAAKDTQVYRHGYPSVTSQHHPKHEDMANLNFYLGKRPSRPDGIYIGEFHSSWHGEYRSLEFTHTYIQWLFPLEVPGVNNRAITLTKAEIEEFLKEPIAKENLLKSYKLMLDFYGIELCNEEMGHVKRARNWRDRFNDLNRHTHNNLRITRILKCMGTLGYRHYQAPLVDFFLKQTLVHKELQSVKASVLDYFIFTVVNRKERRKLIKFAYLNYDQNEEFVWCPKKIQSLWSKSRPSK, translated from the exons ATGGCTGCCGCCTTCTTCCTGACCGCTTGGCGTGGGCTCGTTTCGTCATGGAGATGGATTGCGAGAATAGTTTTTCCATTTATAAGGGGTCGACTTTTAGGACCGCCGGACGACGACGACGACATTGGCGGACCGGACGTCGAACTCGAGAAGGAGTGTGAAAACTCCTTGCAGGAGGTCGAAGTTGTCAGCTCCAAACCAGCAGCTGACGAGGAGGAGTGGGGCGAAGAGTACGAGGTCAGGACCATGGATGAGTTTTACTGCGAATATGACTCAACGTGGGAGACGGAGCCGAGCCAGGAGGCGTCCAGTGGGGACTCTGCTGGACACAAGTCCACAAGT TTGAAGTTTGAAAGGTTCCGGAAAGCAGCGAAAGACACGCAAGTCTACAGGCATGGCTACCCT TCTGTAACCAGCCAACACCATCCAAAACAT GAGGACATGGCCAATTTGAATTTCTACCTTGGAAAGAGACCCTCAAGGCCCGACG gtatttacattggagagttccACAGTTCATGGCATGGAGAGTATCGCAGTCTGGAGTTTACGCACACTTATATTCAGTG GTTGTTCCCACTGGAAGTGCCAGGAGTGAACAACCGCGCCATTACCCTGACCAAAGCGGAAATCGAG GAGTTTCTGAAAGAACCAATTGCAAAGGAAAATCTGTTGAAGTCCTATAAGCTCATGTTGGACTTTTACGGCATAGAGTTGTGCAACGAAGAGATGGGCCACGTCAAAAGGGCAAGAAACTGGAGGGACAGGTTCAACGACTTAAACAG ACACACTCACAACAACCTCCGAATCACCCGCATCTTGAAGTGCATGGGGACCTTGGGTTACCGTCACTACCAAGCCCCCCTGGTCGACTTCTTCCTCAAACAAACTCTGGTCCACAAAGAACTCCAAAGTGTCAAAGCCAGTGTCCTCGACTACTTCATATTTACTGTAGTTAATAGGAAAGAGCGCAGGAAGCTTATCAAGTTTGCTTACCTGAACTACGACCAAAATGAAGAGTTTGTGTGGTGTCCAAAGAAGATACAGAGTCTGTGGTCAAAGTCACGTCCCTCCAAATAG
- the LOC133650088 gene encoding uncharacterized protein LOC133650088 isoform X1, translated as MEVKPSKSRSISIIKGQLTNERFHINNEPIPTVLEKPIKSLGHWYSAELKDSKQVDQLRQDTISGLNQINNTALPGKLKLWCFQFGLLPRLMWPISIYEVALSHANRLERLVNAQVRKWLGLPRCLSSVGLYGNGALSLPISSVVEEYKCAKSRLEMTLTESQDPFVRGAAPTLATGRKWNPSAAVAVAKTALRHRDIVGHVQYGRGGLGLEETTPTWQKATATERRHVVVEEVRHQEEAARCAKAVSQAQQGRWMRWEGVERRKITWNEIWSMESNRLSFIIRATYDVLPSPTNLHLWYGEDPACLQCTAPATLKHILVGWKTSLTQGRYTWRHNQVLKCLAAELENKRVVTNAMPLNAQATFPCKTTFIREGEKRRTKPSPPDLGPLNAARDWEMRVDLSQRLIFPPEIAATSLRPDLVLWSMSCHRVFIVELTVPWEDPIDEAFERKRLRYTNLAAEAEARGWNVKV; from the coding sequence ATGGAGGTTAAACCAAGCAAATCCCGCAGTATCTCCATCATCAAGGGCCAGCTCACCAATGAGAGGTTCCACATCAACAACGAGCCAATACCAACAGTTCTAGAAAAGCCTATCAAAAGCCTTGGCCACTGGTATAGCGCAGAACTCAAAGACTCCAAGCAGGTGGACCAACTCAGGCAGGATACAATCAGTGGCCTCAATCAGATCAATAACACCGCTCTCCCTGGGAAGCTGAAACTGTGGTGCTTTCAGTTTGGGCTGCTGCCCCGTCTCATGTGGCCAATTTCCATCTATGAGGTCGCTCTATCCCATGCCAATCGGCTGGAGAGGCTGGTGAATGCACAAGTGAGGAAATGGCTTGGACTGCCGAGATGTCTTAGCAGCGTAGGCCTGTATGGCAACGGAGCCCTCTCCCTACCGATCTCAAGCGTGGTGGAGGAGTACAAATGTGCCAAATCAAGGCTGGAAATGACTCTCACAGAATCCCAGGATCCATTCGTCAGAGGTGCTGCTCCAACCCTAGCGACAGGGAGGAAATGGAATCCATCTGCAGCAGTCGCAGTGGCAAAGACGGCCCTCAGACACCGGGATATAGTGGGGCATGTCCAATATGGCAGAGGGGGCCTTGGTTTAGAAGAAACAACACCCACGTGGCAAAAGGCAACTGCAACCGAACGGCGGCACGTGGTTGTGGAGGAAGTGCGCCACCAGGAGGAAGCAGCCAGGTGTGCCAAGGCAGTCTCCCAAGCTCAGCAGGGCCGCTGGATGAGGTGGGAGGGCGTGGAGAGGAGAAAAATCACGTGGAACGAAATATGGAGCATGGAGTCTAATAGACTAAGCTTCATCATTAGAGCcacatatgatgtcctgccctCTCCAACCAACCTACATCTCTGGTATGGAGAGGACCCAGCCTGTCTCCAGTGTACAGCCCCAGCAACCCTCAAACACATCTTGGTAGGTTGGAAGACCAGTCTGACTCAAGGGAGATACACCTGGCGCCACAACCAGGTACTGAAGTGCTTGGCTGCCGAACTTGAGAATAAGAGAGTGGTCACCAATGCCATGCCTCTAAATGCTCAGGCAACCTTCCCATGCAAAACAACTTTCATCCGGGAAGGAGAGAAACGGCGGACCAAGCCATCACCTCCAGACTTAGGCCCACTGAACGCAGCCCGAGATTGGGAAATGCGGGTAGACCTCAGCCAGAGGCTTATCTTCCCACCCGAAATTGCAGCAACCAGCCTGCGCCCAGACCTGGTCCTCTGGTCCATGTCCTGCCACCGTGTCTTCATCGTTGAGCTAACGGTCCCGTGGGAGGACCCCATCGATGAAGCATTCGAACGGAAGAGGCTGCGATATACCAACTTGGCAGCTGAAGCAGAGGCACGGGGCTGGAACGTGAAGGTGTGA